A portion of the Candidatus Margulisiibacteriota bacterium genome contains these proteins:
- a CDS encoding TPM domain-containing protein, whose protein sequence is MRLFLAGLTCLLLLSISSAQKVELIKEQGVVSDYAEVVDAYTRDKVEKLAGELKRITSVKYRVVVIRSVEMMEVIDAQAYGQQLYDRWDVGQAKDGLEHGVLLLVSIVDRQVKIILGRQVDKLFTQEEKEQMEWSVMAELAEGKFSQGVEVGSGLIIQQILAHWPTKGAWFGGLNWEKASFPLFLLVLVAIALTLVTGGGFLMGFSIAVGGLFGYMFLGVPGMALAAALGFFLNFSKRTN, encoded by the coding sequence ATGAGGCTGTTCTTGGCCGGTTTGACCTGCCTTCTCCTCCTCTCCATATCTTCCGCCCAGAAAGTCGAACTGATCAAGGAGCAGGGGGTCGTGTCGGATTACGCCGAGGTCGTTGACGCTTATACCAGGGATAAAGTTGAGAAGTTGGCCGGCGAACTGAAGCGGATCACTTCGGTCAAATACCGGGTGGTCGTCATTCGTTCGGTGGAGATGATGGAAGTGATCGATGCCCAGGCTTACGGCCAGCAATTGTATGACCGCTGGGATGTTGGCCAGGCCAAAGACGGCCTGGAGCATGGCGTCCTGCTGCTGGTCTCGATCGTCGACCGCCAGGTCAAGATCATTCTGGGCCGGCAGGTCGACAAGCTTTTTACCCAGGAAGAAAAAGAGCAGATGGAGTGGAGCGTGATGGCGGAACTCGCCGAAGGTAAGTTTTCCCAGGGGGTTGAGGTCGGCTCCGGGCTTATCATTCAGCAGATCCTGGCTCACTGGCCGACCAAGGGGGCTTGGTTTGGCGGGCTGAATTGGGAAAAAGCCTCTTTCCCTCTTTTTCTTCTGGTGTTGGTCGCGATCGCTCTGACCCTGGTGACCGGCGGCGGATTTCTGATGGGCTTCAGTATCGCGGTCGGCGGGCTATTTGGTTACATGTTTCTGGGAGTGCCGGGGATGGCCCTGGCGGCGGCCCTTGGTTTTTTCCTGAATTTTAGCAAGAGGACAAATTGA
- a CDS encoding nucleoside-diphosphate kinase, which produces MLEKSYFMIKPDGVARGLEKEIFARVDQAGLKIETSRILQLTPAEAADLYRPHLGKKFYPGLVKFITSGPVVACTVAGEGAIARLRELMGETDPLAAARGTIRGDLREAEVINEQGIIKNLVHGSDSPESAARELAIFF; this is translated from the coding sequence GTGCTCGAAAAGAGCTACTTCATGATCAAGCCTGACGGTGTTGCCCGCGGCCTCGAAAAAGAGATCTTTGCCCGGGTTGACCAGGCCGGCCTGAAGATCGAGACGAGCCGTATTCTCCAATTAACCCCGGCGGAAGCGGCTGACCTTTACCGGCCGCATCTGGGAAAAAAATTCTATCCCGGACTGGTCAAGTTCATCACTTCCGGCCCGGTCGTTGCCTGCACGGTAGCGGGCGAAGGGGCGATCGCCCGCCTGCGCGAATTGATGGGCGAGACCGACCCGCTGGCGGCGGCCCGCGGCACGATCCGCGGCGACCTGCGTGAAGCCGAAGTGATCAATGAGCAGGGCATTATCAAAAATCTGGTCCACGGCTCTGACAGCCCGGAGTCGGCGGCCCGGGAACTGGCGATCTTCTTCTAA
- the argH gene encoding argininosuccinate lyase, with the protein MAKHIKPWSGRFFDSLAKTAEAFTSSIHFDVRLYEHDIVQSIAYAKTLVKAGVLTATEAKKITAALETIKREIASGKLALSPELEDIHMNIETFLINKVGEIGKKLHSGRSRNDQVATDLRMYVKAEVASIVDGLNKFQGCLLDLADNNLKVVMPGYTHLQRAQPVLLSHHFLAYYEMLKRDKERFLAVALEADVMPLGSGALAGAAFGLDREALARDLGFAKVSRNSLDAVSDRDFAIDFNSAAAVLMMHLSRLSEELIIWSSYEFDFIELSDKYTTGSSIMPQKKNPDIAELSRGKTGRVFGNLLGLLTTLKGLPLAYNRDMQEDKEALFDSVDTVKAVLSIYVEMLATMKVNADVMKAAAKKGFLTATDLAYYLVGHDVPFRDAHAIVGKIVAFCEESNMELEYLSLKQLKEFSDAFGYDATRVLSVESSLANRDITGGTAPHRVKEAIKRARKELLHDQA; encoded by the coding sequence ATGGCAAAACATATCAAACCGTGGTCGGGCCGCTTTTTTGATAGCCTGGCCAAAACGGCCGAGGCCTTCACCAGCTCGATCCATTTTGACGTCAGACTTTATGAACATGATATTGTCCAGAGCATCGCTTACGCCAAGACCCTGGTCAAGGCCGGAGTCCTGACCGCGACCGAAGCCAAGAAGATCACTGCGGCCCTGGAAACGATCAAACGCGAGATCGCCTCGGGCAAATTGGCCCTCTCCCCGGAACTGGAAGATATCCACATGAACATCGAAACCTTCCTGATCAACAAGGTGGGCGAGATCGGCAAGAAGCTCCATTCCGGCCGGAGCCGCAACGACCAGGTGGCGACCGACCTCCGGATGTACGTTAAAGCGGAAGTAGCCAGTATTGTCGACGGCCTGAATAAATTCCAGGGGTGTTTGCTTGACCTGGCGGACAATAATCTTAAGGTCGTCATGCCTGGCTATACCCACCTGCAGCGGGCCCAACCGGTCCTCCTCTCGCACCATTTTCTCGCCTATTACGAAATGCTGAAGAGGGACAAGGAGCGTTTTTTGGCGGTCGCTTTGGAAGCCGACGTCATGCCCCTCGGTTCCGGGGCGCTGGCCGGGGCGGCCTTCGGGCTCGACCGGGAGGCGCTGGCTCGCGACCTCGGTTTTGCCAAGGTCTCGCGCAACAGCCTGGACGCGGTCTCCGATCGTGACTTTGCCATTGACTTCAACTCTGCCGCGGCAGTTTTGATGATGCATCTCTCCCGCCTCTCCGAAGAACTGATCATCTGGTCGAGCTACGAATTTGATTTTATCGAGCTCTCTGACAAATACACTACTGGCTCGTCGATCATGCCCCAGAAAAAAAACCCGGACATCGCCGAATTAAGCCGGGGGAAGACCGGCCGCGTTTTTGGCAACCTGCTTGGCCTGCTGACAACCTTGAAAGGGCTGCCGCTCGCTTATAACCGTGATATGCAGGAAGACAAGGAAGCGCTCTTTGATTCGGTCGATACCGTCAAGGCGGTCCTCTCGATCTATGTCGAGATGCTGGCCACGATGAAGGTCAATGCCGACGTAATGAAAGCGGCGGCGAAAAAAGGTTTCCTGACCGCGACCGACCTGGCTTATTATCTGGTCGGCCATGACGTGCCATTCCGCGACGCTCATGCGATCGTTGGTAAGATCGTCGCTTTCTGTGAAGAATCGAACATGGAGCTGGAATACCTTTCGCTGAAACAGCTGAAGGAATTTTCGGACGCTTTCGGCTACGACGCGACCCGCGTGTTGTCGGTCGAAAGCAGCCTGGCCAATCGCGATATCACCGGCGGGACAGCTCCGCACCGGGTCAAGGAGGCGATCAAGCGTGCTCGAAAAGAGCTACTTCATGATCAAGCCTGA
- a CDS encoding argininosuccinate synthase, with amino-acid sequence MSNKVVLAYSGGLDTSIMIKWLKDNYGCEVICFAADVGQEEELTGLRQKALRTGAAKIYIEDLRAEFARDFIFPMLKAGAIYENQYLLGTSVARPLIAKKQVEIAKKEKADAVAHGATGKGNDQVRFELTFKALAPNLKIIAPWREWELKGREEEIDYARAHGIPIPVSKKKPYSSDRNLWHISYEGGILEDPWFEPKEEMFLLTVSPEKAPNKPQYVEIDFLKGEPVAVNGRPMAPVKLVQTLNRLGGRHGIGRTDIVENRLVGMKSRGVYETPGGTILYAAHQAIESLTLDRDTLHYKLLVAQRYAELVYNGQWFTPLKKALDAFIDRTQENVTGVARLKLHKGNVTVVGRRAKRSLYHAKMASFEKEEVYDQADATGFINLFGLPIKIQALLSGKR; translated from the coding sequence ATGTCCAATAAAGTCGTCCTGGCCTACTCGGGCGGTCTCGATACCTCGATCATGATCAAGTGGCTGAAAGATAATTACGGCTGCGAGGTCATCTGTTTTGCCGCCGACGTCGGGCAGGAAGAGGAACTGACAGGGTTACGGCAGAAGGCGCTCCGGACCGGGGCGGCCAAGATCTACATCGAGGACCTGCGCGCCGAGTTCGCCCGCGACTTTATCTTTCCCATGCTCAAAGCCGGCGCGATCTATGAGAACCAATATCTCCTGGGTACCTCCGTTGCCCGCCCGCTGATCGCCAAGAAGCAGGTCGAGATCGCCAAGAAAGAAAAAGCGGACGCGGTGGCCCACGGCGCGACCGGTAAGGGTAACGACCAAGTCAGGTTTGAGCTGACCTTCAAGGCGCTGGCGCCCAATTTAAAGATCATCGCTCCGTGGCGGGAGTGGGAGCTGAAGGGGCGGGAAGAGGAGATCGATTACGCCCGGGCGCATGGTATTCCTATCCCGGTCTCCAAGAAAAAACCATACTCCTCCGACCGCAACCTCTGGCACATCAGCTACGAGGGGGGGATACTGGAAGATCCGTGGTTCGAGCCTAAAGAAGAGATGTTCCTGCTGACCGTTTCACCGGAAAAAGCGCCGAACAAGCCGCAATATGTCGAGATCGATTTCCTAAAAGGGGAGCCGGTCGCAGTCAACGGCCGGCCAATGGCTCCGGTCAAATTGGTCCAAACTTTGAACCGGCTCGGCGGCCGGCACGGCATCGGCCGGACCGATATCGTGGAGAACCGGCTGGTCGGGATGAAATCGCGCGGCGTCTACGAGACTCCCGGCGGGACCATTCTCTATGCCGCCCATCAGGCGATCGAATCTTTGACCCTCGATCGCGATACCCTGCATTACAAACTGTTGGTCGCCCAACGTTACGCCGAGCTGGTCTATAATGGCCAGTGGTTCACGCCGCTGAAAAAAGCGCTGGACGCCTTTATCGATCGGACCCAAGAGAACGTGACCGGCGTGGCCCGCCTGAAACTCCATAAAGGTAATGTGACCGTGGTCGGGCGCCGGGCAAAGCGCTCGCTTTATCACGCCAAAATGGCGAGCTTTGAAAAAGAAGAGGTTTATGATCAGGCTGATGCGACTGGGTTCATTAACTTGTTCGGCCTGCCGATAAAAATCCAAGCACTTCTGAGCGGGAAAAGATAA
- the argF gene encoding ornithine carbamoyltransferase: MKDFISIHDLSASQVEEILALAADLKDKQKNKIKHEYLWAKSMAMIFEKPSTRTRVSFEIGMWQLGGLAINLDQEAIGLGTRESIPDVARTLSRFADAILIRTFAHEKVLELAKYASVPVINALSDLHHPCQALADVFTIREKKGAGKLKQLKLAYIGDGNNNVCHSLMQAAVKVGLNLTVASPKGYEPSNEIVREVFADAKKAGLEIDILNDPVVAARSADVIYTDVWTSMGQEKEKEKRIKIFRSFQVNESLVKLAKPDYIFMHCLPAHRGEEVTDEVIESPNSVVFDQAENRLHVQKAILVKLLGGNNVQ; this comes from the coding sequence ATGAAGGATTTTATCTCCATTCATGACCTGTCCGCCTCACAGGTGGAAGAGATCTTAGCGCTGGCCGCCGACCTGAAAGACAAACAGAAGAACAAGATCAAGCACGAATACCTCTGGGCCAAATCGATGGCGATGATCTTCGAGAAACCGTCGACCCGCACCCGCGTTTCGTTTGAGATCGGCATGTGGCAGCTGGGCGGTCTCGCTATCAACCTCGACCAGGAAGCGATCGGCCTCGGTACCCGCGAGTCGATCCCCGACGTGGCCCGCACGCTCTCTCGTTTTGCCGATGCTATTCTGATCCGGACCTTTGCCCACGAGAAAGTCCTCGAGCTGGCCAAATACGCCTCGGTCCCGGTCATCAACGCCCTGTCGGACCTGCACCACCCCTGCCAGGCGCTGGCCGACGTTTTTACGATCAGGGAGAAAAAGGGAGCCGGTAAACTTAAACAGTTGAAGCTGGCCTACATTGGCGATGGGAACAACAATGTTTGTCATTCGCTCATGCAAGCGGCGGTCAAGGTCGGGCTTAACCTGACCGTGGCCTCACCTAAAGGTTATGAGCCGAGCAACGAGATCGTCCGGGAAGTTTTTGCGGATGCCAAAAAAGCCGGATTAGAGATTGATATTCTGAACGATCCGGTCGTGGCCGCTAGGAGTGCCGACGTCATTTACACCGATGTCTGGACCTCGATGGGGCAGGAGAAAGAAAAAGAGAAAAGGATCAAGATCTTCCGGAGTTTTCAAGTTAATGAGAGTTTGGTCAAACTGGCCAAGCCCGATTATATCTTCATGCATTGCCTGCCGGCCCACCGCGGCGAAGAAGTGACGGATGAAGTGATCGAAAGCCCGAATTCAGTCGTCTTCGACCAGGCGGAGAACCGCCTGCACGTCCAGAAAGCGATCCTGGTCAAATTGTTGGGAGGAAATAATGTCCAATAA
- a CDS encoding serine/threonine-protein kinase: MDIARSLVGREMPGVAKVLDVGDGYVVMERAPGDSLKTILKRTEYKRGMPPDLAAEIVRKTARSLESMHRAGLVHQDVAPDNIMVELRPNGKVGKVTLIDPFVASPPTDSGPGDNAFRVGKSAFISPEQIRGEGISGKSDIFSLGKVFYRLLTGRHLFEEQGYDNVKSLTANENIHINHPALQVETVPQDLRPLMADMLSQSRQRRPNAAQIDTAVNRYKSNSDAVPDFETSVRNSMPDNTAGTVVRDEPTARAVDDMGGTGRVAGQPVKTEGVPDFEVTVVERGAPKGAPVDVTPPPSQNPANKPPGFRLNPSLRGMGIGVGSTALGLGVGFGTHYLLGQAGVESEGVKIVAAIGTGHGTGVGLTYLATGKMPGIGTQAKGLVLGLGGAFLVNDCIKSFADSAGAGADSWLRSTPVNIAGGVGGGVAFTAAGTVALPFAGFAIANEAVKQYYSPEDQAAKQSDIGRAREQMRKTYENGIGFQSAVAVTALTLTFVPIFDGLIMLGSDATAPQVDVNDPNYSTPDRLTPNERKAQAHKEAQAQAPKTPANPLLGTTRFIPGFTPPMSSLPTRF, from the coding sequence ATGGATATTGCGCGCTCGCTAGTCGGCCGGGAGATGCCGGGTGTGGCCAAAGTCCTCGATGTCGGGGATGGTTATGTTGTTATGGAGCGGGCGCCGGGCGACTCGCTAAAAACGATCTTAAAAAGAACTGAGTATAAGCGTGGCATGCCGCCGGACCTGGCGGCCGAAATCGTCAGGAAAACCGCCAGATCGCTTGAATCCATGCATCGGGCCGGGCTGGTCCACCAGGATGTTGCGCCGGATAATATAATGGTCGAGCTCAGGCCGAATGGTAAAGTAGGAAAAGTCACTTTGATCGATCCTTTTGTTGCCTCTCCCCCGACCGACAGTGGGCCGGGAGATAATGCCTTTCGTGTTGGCAAATCAGCTTTTATCTCACCCGAACAAATAAGAGGCGAAGGTATTTCTGGTAAGTCAGATATTTTTTCGTTAGGCAAGGTTTTTTATCGATTACTGACCGGCCGGCATTTGTTTGAGGAGCAGGGATATGACAATGTCAAGTCGCTGACAGCGAATGAAAATATACACATTAATCATCCTGCATTACAGGTTGAGACCGTGCCGCAGGATCTCCGCCCGCTGATGGCAGATATGTTAAGTCAATCGCGGCAGAGAAGACCGAATGCCGCCCAGATCGATACGGCGGTTAATCGTTATAAAAGCAACTCCGACGCGGTGCCTGACTTTGAAACTTCAGTCCGCAATTCTATGCCGGACAATACCGCAGGGACTGTTGTTCGTGACGAGCCGACTGCCAGGGCGGTTGATGATATGGGTGGGACTGGGCGGGTTGCCGGCCAGCCGGTCAAAACAGAAGGAGTGCCTGATTTTGAGGTCACTGTGGTTGAACGCGGTGCCCCCAAGGGAGCGCCGGTTGATGTCACTCCTCCGCCAAGTCAAAACCCGGCCAATAAGCCTCCCGGCTTTCGTCTTAACCCCAGCCTGCGAGGCATGGGAATTGGGGTTGGCAGCACGGCCCTGGGCTTGGGAGTCGGCTTTGGTACGCACTACTTATTGGGCCAGGCCGGAGTAGAGAGTGAAGGCGTTAAGATTGTAGCCGCAATTGGTACCGGTCACGGGACCGGTGTCGGTTTAACTTATCTTGCCACGGGGAAAATGCCGGGCATCGGTACACAGGCGAAGGGTTTGGTCCTGGGTCTGGGCGGCGCTTTTCTTGTTAATGATTGTATCAAGTCGTTCGCAGATTCGGCCGGAGCCGGCGCGGATTCATGGCTGCGCTCGACACCGGTAAATATCGCAGGTGGCGTTGGCGGCGGTGTGGCCTTTACGGCGGCTGGAACAGTCGCATTACCGTTTGCCGGGTTTGCTATTGCCAACGAAGCGGTAAAACAATATTACTCTCCCGAAGATCAAGCCGCCAAGCAAAGCGATATCGGCAGGGCCAGGGAGCAAATGAGAAAGACCTACGAGAATGGCATCGGGTTCCAAAGCGCCGTAGCGGTGACTGCCTTGACCCTGACCTTTGTGCCGATCTTTGACGGGCTGATCATGCTGGGTTCCGACGCGACCGCCCCGCAGGTTGATGTGAACGATCCAAATTATTCAACCCCGGACCGGTTAACGCCGAATGAACGGAAGGCCCAGGCTCATAAAGAGGCTCAGGCCCAGGCGCCCAAGACCCCGGCCAATCCACTGCTTGGGACCACCAGATTTATCCCCGGTTTCACACCGCCGATGTCCTCATTGCCGACCCGCTTCTAA
- the lon gene encoding endopeptidase La, whose amino-acid sequence MPEQKPDKNKQGKLGEWREELPLIPLRNMVVFPQMIVPLFIGRSKSIKALEDTLAKEKLVVFSSQKNEEVEEPGPKDLCTIGTLAEIVQMLALPDGTTKVLVEGLCRVRIEKFTQEAPYYRVAISRVPEPEEFSAEAEALVRSLVKQFEQYVKLNRRIPSETLMSIINVDHPGRLADLISSYLTLKVDEKQEILEALAVEKRLKKLSDILAKEIEVLNVEKTLQGKVRKQIEKVQKEYYLKEKMRAIQEELGEEDEGAQPELAEYRKKIEAAKLPPEIKARAEKELERLNQMPPMVSEASVIRTYLDWLVELPWKKKSKSKLDITEVEKILNAEHFGLDKVKERILEYFAVLQLTGKMGGTILCLVGPPGVGKTSVARSIATAMGRKFTRVSLGGIRDEAEVRGHRRTYVGSLPGRVIQSIHKVGVNNPVFLLDEIDKMGTDFRGDPASAMLEVLDPEMNKEFSDHYLEVPFDLSDVFFITTANTREPIPRPLQDRMEIIEMSGYTEEEKIGIAKGYLLPREIEKHGLKKAKIEFEEGALQALVREYTREAGVRNLEREIATILRKIATRTVREKEEKKTVIRAADLDGYLGAPHYRFGLAEEVDQVGTATGLVWTEVGGDTVPIEVTVMPGRGALTLTGQLGDVMQESAKAAMSFVRSRAKELGLDENFYRKLDIHLHVPEGAVPKDGPSAGITIATALTSALTGIPVRRDIAMTGEITLRGKILPIGGLKEKLLAAKRAGVKSVIIPKENKKDLEEIRKEIPADLTIHLAKEMPEVLALALAGKIGGKAKSKPIKYLPGTETPPMYA is encoded by the coding sequence ATGCCCGAACAGAAACCCGACAAGAACAAGCAAGGTAAGCTTGGCGAATGGCGGGAAGAGCTGCCGCTGATCCCCCTGCGCAACATGGTCGTATTTCCCCAGATGATCGTCCCGCTGTTCATCGGCCGCAGCAAGTCGATCAAGGCGCTGGAAGATACCCTGGCCAAAGAGAAGCTGGTCGTCTTTTCCTCCCAGAAGAACGAAGAGGTCGAAGAGCCGGGGCCGAAGGACCTCTGCACGATCGGCACACTGGCCGAGATCGTCCAGATGCTGGCGCTCCCCGACGGGACGACCAAGGTGTTGGTCGAAGGGCTCTGCCGGGTCCGCATAGAGAAGTTCACCCAGGAAGCTCCTTATTACCGCGTGGCGATCTCGCGTGTCCCCGAGCCGGAGGAGTTCTCGGCCGAGGCCGAAGCGCTGGTCCGCTCGCTGGTCAAGCAGTTCGAGCAATATGTCAAGCTGAACCGCCGCATCCCCTCTGAAACGCTGATGTCGATCATCAATGTCGACCACCCCGGCCGGCTGGCCGACCTGATCTCTTCTTACCTGACCCTGAAGGTCGACGAGAAACAGGAGATATTGGAAGCCCTGGCGGTCGAGAAACGGCTGAAAAAACTGTCCGATATCCTGGCCAAAGAGATCGAGGTCTTGAACGTCGAGAAGACCCTGCAGGGGAAGGTCCGCAAACAGATCGAGAAGGTCCAGAAAGAATATTACCTCAAGGAAAAGATGCGGGCCATCCAGGAAGAGCTGGGCGAAGAGGACGAGGGGGCCCAACCGGAGCTGGCCGAGTACCGCAAAAAGATCGAAGCGGCCAAACTGCCGCCGGAGATCAAGGCCCGGGCCGAGAAAGAGCTGGAACGGCTCAACCAGATGCCGCCGATGGTCTCGGAAGCGTCGGTCATCCGCACCTATCTTGACTGGCTGGTCGAACTCCCCTGGAAAAAGAAGAGCAAAAGCAAACTGGATATCACCGAGGTCGAGAAGATCTTGAACGCCGAACATTTTGGCCTGGACAAGGTCAAGGAGCGGATCCTCGAATATTTTGCCGTTCTTCAGCTGACCGGCAAGATGGGGGGGACGATCCTTTGCCTGGTCGGCCCGCCCGGCGTCGGCAAGACCTCGGTCGCCCGTTCGATCGCCACGGCGATGGGGCGCAAGTTCACCCGGGTGTCGCTTGGCGGTATCCGCGACGAGGCGGAAGTCCGCGGGCACCGGCGGACCTATGTCGGTTCTCTCCCCGGCCGCGTCATCCAATCGATCCACAAGGTCGGGGTCAATAACCCGGTCTTCCTGCTCGATGAGATCGACAAGATGGGGACCGATTTTCGCGGCGACCCGGCTTCGGCCATGCTGGAAGTGCTCGACCCGGAAATGAACAAAGAATTTTCCGACCATTACCTGGAAGTGCCGTTCGACCTCTCCGACGTCTTTTTCATTACTACCGCCAATACGCGCGAGCCGATCCCCCGGCCGCTCCAGGACCGGATGGAGATCATTGAGATGTCGGGTTACACCGAAGAGGAAAAGATCGGCATCGCTAAAGGCTATCTGCTCCCCCGGGAGATCGAGAAACACGGTTTGAAGAAAGCGAAGATCGAGTTCGAAGAAGGGGCGCTGCAGGCCTTGGTACGCGAATATACCCGGGAAGCCGGGGTACGTAACCTGGAACGCGAGATCGCCACGATCTTGCGCAAGATCGCCACCCGGACCGTCCGGGAAAAAGAGGAAAAGAAGACCGTCATCCGGGCGGCCGACCTTGATGGTTATCTGGGGGCGCCGCACTACCGCTTTGGTTTGGCCGAAGAGGTCGACCAGGTGGGGACGGCGACCGGCCTGGTCTGGACCGAAGTCGGTGGCGATACCGTTCCGATCGAGGTGACCGTCATGCCGGGGCGGGGGGCGCTGACCCTGACCGGCCAACTGGGAGACGTCATGCAGGAATCGGCCAAAGCGGCGATGAGCTTTGTCCGCTCCCGGGCCAAGGAGCTAGGCCTCGACGAAAATTTCTACCGCAAGCTCGACATCCATCTTCATGTCCCGGAAGGAGCGGTCCCCAAAGATGGCCCCTCCGCCGGTATCACGATCGCTACAGCGCTGACTTCGGCTTTGACCGGCATCCCGGTCAGGCGTGATATTGCCATGACCGGCGAGATCACCCTGCGCGGCAAGATCTTGCCGATCGGCGGCCTCAAGGAGAAATTGCTGGCGGCCAAGAGGGCCGGCGTGAAAAGTGTTATAATTCCCAAAGAGAACAAGAAAGATCTGGAGGAGATCCGCAAGGAGATCCCGGCCGATCTGACGATCCACCTGGCGAAAGAGATGCCTGAAGTATTGGCGCTCGCCCTGGCCGGGAAGATCGGTGGGAAGGCGAAGTCCAAGCCGATAAAATATCTGCCGGGGACGGAAACGCCCCCCATGTACGCCTGA
- the clpP gene encoding ATP-dependent Clp endopeptidase proteolytic subunit ClpP, translated as MIEKTQLIPMVVEQSPRGERAYDIYSRLLKERILFVGGPVDDDVANLIIAQLLFLVAEDSAKDINVYINSPGGVVTAGMAIYDTMQYIKAPISTICIGQAASMGALLLAAGDKGKRFALPNARIMIHQPLGGAQGQATDIEIQTQEILRMKRLLNEILAKHTGQTLAKVEKDTDRDFYMSAEEAVKYGLIDLVITSLKEKPGEKKK; from the coding sequence ATGATCGAAAAAACACAGCTTATCCCGATGGTGGTCGAGCAGTCGCCCCGCGGCGAGCGGGCTTACGATATCTATTCCCGGCTGCTCAAAGAGCGGATCCTCTTTGTCGGCGGGCCGGTCGACGATGACGTGGCCAACCTGATCATTGCCCAGCTTCTTTTCCTGGTGGCCGAGGATTCGGCCAAGGATATCAATGTCTATATCAATTCTCCGGGCGGGGTGGTGACCGCCGGCATGGCGATCTACGATACCATGCAATACATCAAAGCGCCGATCTCGACGATCTGTATCGGCCAGGCGGCCAGCATGGGGGCGCTCCTCCTGGCGGCCGGAGATAAGGGGAAACGGTTTGCCTTGCCGAACGCCCGGATCATGATCCATCAGCCGCTCGGCGGGGCGCAGGGGCAGGCGACCGATATCGAGATCCAGACCCAGGAGATCTTGCGGATGAAAAGATTGCTCAATGAGATCCTGGCCAAGCATACCGGCCAAACACTGGCCAAGGTGGAAAAGGATACCGACCGTGACTTTTACATGAGCGCCGAGGAAGCGGTCAAATACGGCCTGATCGACCTGGTCATCACCTCCCTGAAAGAAAAACCGGGCGAAAAGAAGAAGTAA
- a CDS encoding trigger factor: protein MKLLAQKREGNLVTLEVEVEYSLFQKSFAGALLQAGKEVKLPGFRPGKAPQEMIERALNREYVSHLAAQDLIAELYPQLIDLAKIDPVDYPNIEVVQQAEGKPFIFKAKVEVYPMAKLGNYKGLKLTKHPTTVTENEVVHMLGHLQERFAAVKAEGEKELFPLDDEFAKKVSRFGTLAELKAELQNSMLAEKKASAEADLKNQAITAVGGAAEIDLPGAMIEREVEVMLDELRSSLAQSGLTLEDYLKGAKKDGTALHQEMKPAAEARVRGKVVLKTIAETEQLQISDEEYQAEIKAMADTSGEKSEEIMARVGPEGRSFMTDYLLRQKALNFIIEKANIKQEEAKA from the coding sequence ATGAAGCTCCTCGCCCAAAAACGTGAAGGGAACCTGGTCACCCTCGAGGTCGAGGTGGAGTATTCCCTTTTCCAAAAAAGCTTTGCCGGAGCGCTCCTCCAGGCCGGTAAAGAGGTTAAGCTTCCCGGTTTCCGGCCGGGGAAGGCCCCCCAGGAAATGATCGAGCGGGCGCTCAACCGCGAGTATGTTTCGCATCTGGCGGCCCAGGACCTGATCGCCGAGCTCTATCCCCAGTTGATCGACCTGGCTAAGATCGATCCGGTCGATTACCCAAACATAGAAGTCGTCCAGCAGGCGGAGGGTAAGCCTTTTATTTTTAAAGCGAAGGTCGAGGTCTATCCCATGGCCAAGCTGGGCAATTATAAAGGGCTCAAGTTGACCAAACACCCGACGACCGTGACCGAAAATGAGGTCGTCCATATGCTCGGTCACCTGCAAGAGCGCTTTGCCGCGGTCAAGGCCGAGGGTGAGAAAGAGTTGTTCCCCTTAGACGATGAATTCGCCAAAAAGGTCAGCCGGTTCGGCACGCTGGCGGAACTGAAAGCCGAACTGCAAAATTCGATGCTGGCGGAGAAGAAAGCGTCGGCCGAAGCCGATCTCAAGAACCAGGCGATCACGGCCGTTGGCGGGGCGGCCGAAATTGACCTTCCCGGGGCGATGATCGAGCGGGAGGTCGAAGTCATGCTCGATGAACTCCGCTCTTCCCTGGCCCAGAGCGGCCTGACCCTGGAAGATTACCTCAAAGGGGCCAAGAAAGACGGGACCGCCCTCCATCAGGAGATGAAACCGGCGGCGGAAGCGCGGGTCAGGGGGAAAGTTGTCCTGAAAACGATCGCGGAGACGGAGCAGCTGCAAATTTCCGACGAGGAATACCAGGCGGAGATCAAAGCCATGGCTGACACGAGCGGTGAAAAGAGCGAAGAGATTATGGCGCGGGTCGGCCCGGAAGGGCGCAGTTTCATGACCGATTATCTTTTAAGGCAAAAAGCCCTCAACTTCATTATTGAGAAGGCGAACATCAAGCAAGAGGAGGCCAAGGCATGA